The region AGACGGCCGGTGCGCGATTCTGCATGATCACGGCGGGCGTCGGGTCGTGGGAGAAGTGGCGCAGCATCGGACCGACCAATCCGATGTCGGCGAGGGTGGGGCGGGATCCGAAACAGTAGGGCCGGTCGGCGAAGAGGGCCGACAGGAGGTCGAGGCTGCGCAGGTAGCTGCCCTCGACGTGGGCACGGTTCTCGTCCGACACGCCGTCTCCGGTCACGAAGATGGACTTCTGACGGCTCCGTACCATGAAGCGTTTGAGTGCACCGGGGAGCGGGAAGCCGGGCATCAGTTCGTGCGCGAGCTTTCGCGACAAGAGCTCGCGGTCCGGGTCGTAGCTCCAGCGGTAGTGCATCGCGGGGCGCCACAGCCACTCGTCGGCCCAGTCCTCGATGAGTCGGGCCAGGAAGGCGTGGGCCGGGTCCTCGGGCAGGATCGGGGGCGCCGGCTGTTGGGTCTCGTACCAATCGATGATCGGCGTCGAGTCGGTCATCCACCGCCCATCGGGCAGGTGCACTGCCGGCACCTGCGACGCGCCGGCGAGCGCGCCGAGCTGGTCCGGTGCGATGGCTACGAACTCGTAGGGAATCTCCTTGTAGCGAAGATACGCCTCGAGCTTTCCCGTGTAGTACGAGACCGATGCGCCGTAGACCCGGGGCGCTTCGCCGGTGGTCGTGTCTGTCACCGTCCAGGGACCTCGTCCCCAGCATCGCACAAAGCCGAGAGGGTCAGTAGCGACGGAGCCCGGCGTCAGGGGACGGCGCGACTCGCTTCCAGGGGGACCGGTTGCTCCTGGCGGCGGGGGCCGCCGAGTCGCGCGACCAGCGCGTCCCAGGGGAGGAAGGGCAGGTAGTTCACGAAGTAGGTGAGATGGACGCCCATCAGCAGGGCGATCCCGGTCTGCATCGCGAAGAGCCCGGGGACCACCAGCCGCCGGGCCCAGCGGGAGAACGGGACCGTGATGGCGAGCAGCTCGGCCAGCAGGGCCCCGGCCGCGAACAGAGGAAGCAGGGGGGAGAGCGTTTTCAGCCAGGCACCGGCTGGGAAGAGCGGATCGTGGTTGGTGTAGCCGCTGTTCCGGATCATCCAGAGCTCGAGGGATCCCGAGCTGGCCCAGCCCGGTCCGGTGACCAGCAGCTTGCTCACGCCGCCCGCGAAGAACACGAGGCCGAAGAGGACCGCGACGGCCTGGACCGGCCAGCGGTACTCCCCACTGGGCGGCACGACTTCGCCCGAGCGCCAGGCGTCGATCGAAAGCGCGTCGCCGCACCGCGAGAAGGGCAACACCATCACCACCCAGAAGAACAGGAACAGGGTGTTGTGCCCGGTGCGTCCACTGAAGTCGAAGACCACCAACGAGAAGAAGAGGGTGCCGATCGCTGCGACCACGGAGCTCGCACGGGTATGCCAACCTGCCGCGGTGGTCAGTAGGGAGGCCCACCAGATCCAGAAGCAGACGCGGGTGGCCTCCGGCGAGAGCGGGTATTGCTCGAACCACGCGTGGTAGCTCTGGGGGTGCCAGGCCCAGTCGGGGAGCGCCGCGAACGCGACGAAGTCCTCGCCCACCCGCGCCGCGGGCCACAGCAGGAACCCAGCGTACGCAAGGCAAACCGCGATGCGGCAGCACGCCAACGCGATGGGGCTCGCGGGGGCGAAGAAGAGGCGTTCCCAGAGCTCAGTAAGCGTGGCGCGCAAGCGTCTGTTTCTCTTGCCACGGGTCGTGGCGGTCACCGCCGAGCGCGAGCGTCCAGGTCACGCGGGCGAGCTCGAAGGACGCCGGGAGCGCACGTCCCTCGCGTCGGCGTTGCTCGGCGTAGTGCCCGGCCGCCCAGGCGATCGCTGCGGGCTCTTCCCGGTTTGCGGCCAGGACGCGATACACGAAGACGTAGGGGTGCGGACCGATGGCCTGGTCCGGTGCCAACAGCTCGTGGCGGCCGTCGGCTTCCACCGCCAACAAGGCGAGCCCCGAGTAGGTGGGCGTCTGGCTGCCGCTGTACATGGTGATCGGCGCAAACGGCCACCACTCCCGCCGCGTCCCGATCGACGCGACCTGCAGGCCGACCCAGAGCAGGATCCAGGCCGAGATCCAGAGCTTTCGCTGCGAGCTCACCAGCGCCCCCTCGCGTGTCCGCTCCCGGACCGCCGTTTCCCGTTTCGGCCAAACGCCACGCGGACTTGCGGGGCGAATCGCGCATCGCTGAGGCGCCCCTTGGGCGCCCGGAACGGGTGTACGCGGGCGCTAGCGCCGTTTCGCAGCGCGCGTTCGGCGGCGCGCGAGCAGGCCGACGACGAGGGCGCCGGACGCGACCGTCGCCCAGCGCACGGGCTCGGGGACCGCGACGGCGGCCCGAATCGCGATCACTTCGTGGGCGACCGTCGTGGGGTGGATCGCATCGAAGAGGAAGAAGCCGTCCGAGACGGGGCCCTGGGGATCGAGGGAGCAGGGCACGTCGATCAGGCAGGGGATCGCGAAGTCCGTGTCGTCGCTCGTGGTGTCGATGCCTTCGGGTGCCAGACCGAAGGCGGACGGGTTGGCGAAGATCTCCTCGACGAGCCCCCCGATGTCGAGGGTGTAGAGCGTCGGGATCGGTTCGGCCGCGAGCGCGGTTGCGAGGCGCGCGTTGAAGTCGAGGCTCAGCGCGGAGACCGCGTCGCGTTCGGTGGGGGTGAAGACGCTTCCGCTGCCCGCGGGCAGCTCGAAGTCGCCGTAGGCGCGCCCGATGTCGGGCAGGTTCACGATCAGGAAGTGCTGGGCGCCCATCCCGATCAGGTCCTGGATGCCGTCGATGATGTTGTCGACTGCGTCCTGGGTCGCCGTCGGCGAGCTGGGGATCCCGAGGATGTCGTTGCCGCCGAGCCAGATCACGTAGAGGGCGTTGGGATCGGCCTGCCCGAAGAGCTGGGTCAGCGCGAAGGCGAAGATCTGAATCGACAGGTCCTCGGTCTCGTCGCCGCCGAACGCGAAGTTGGTGCCACCCAGGATCGAGGCCTCGGCATCGTTCCCGATCATCTCGGCGAACTGCTCGGACCAGACGTCGCCGTTCGAGCAGCGCCCGGGGGCATAGCCGGCGATCGCCAACACGGTGCAACCGTTGCCAGTGTCCGAGAGGCTGTCGCCGAAGACGTAGACGTCGCTGAACTGAGCGTGGGCAGAACTCGCGCCGAGGAGCGAGAGCAGACCCATGAGACAGGTCGCGACGAAGAGGTGGGGTCGGATCACGCGCGCGATCGAGGTAGGGCCCATGCAGCGAGTATGACCCAGACCCGGGGGCTGCCACCGGTGAGCCCGGTCACGCCGCGATCGGTTCGTGCGCCTCGGCGGCGGCGCCTCCGGAGCGTCCTCGCGGCCCAGCGGAGCCCCCTCATTCCTCTTCTCTGGCTGGGACTTACGGGTCTGCCGCTAGACGGAGCGCAGCGACTCGGAGGGGGAGGTGCGCGCCGCCCGCAGGGCGGGGATGGTCCCGGCGATCACGGCCACCGCGCCCAGCACCGACAGCCCGACCCCGACGAGCGTCCAATCGACGACCGGACGGACGAGCCCGAACTCTCCGTGGTCGGCGGCGAGTTGGGTGAGTCGCACCAATCCGATCCCGGTCGCGCCGCCCAATAGCCCGGCCATCAGCGAGATGGCGACGGACTCCGCGAGAAAGAGTGCAAAGATCGCCTTGTCCTTTGCACCCAGGGCCTTGCGCAACCCGATCTCCTGCACGCGTTCGCCCACGACCACGAGCATGATGTTCATCACGCCCACGGATCCGACCAAGAGCGTGACCACGCTCGCGCTGATGAGGAACGCCTTCAGCCCGGTAAAGAGGGCATCGAGGATGTTCCAGACTTCCTTGATGTCGACGAAGTCCAGGGCGATTTCCGAGTCCGGTTGGAATCCGTGGTGCAGCGCCGTGACGGATCGCATTGCCCGGATGCTCTCGCTCGACTCGTCGCGATGTCGCGGGGTCGCCACGAAGCGCCGAACGGTCGCACCACGATCGAGCCAGCGAAAAGCCGCCTGGGTCGGCACGACGACGAGGTTGTCGTCGCGGGGGCCCATGTTGACGAGCTGGTCCCCCTTCCGTCGGGCAACACCGATCACGCGAAACGGAACTCCGTTGAGGCGGATCCACGCGCCCACGGGCGGCCTTCGGTCGAAGAGCCGCGCCGCGCTCTCGGCACCCAGCACCGCCACGCGCGCCCCACTCTCGGCCTCGAGGCGCCGAAACACGCGCCCGTGTTCCATTTCGAAGCGCCGGATCTCCAAGCCGTCCTCGTCCATCCCCATCACCGAGAGGAGGCGAGAGCCGAACTCGGACCGCACGAGCACGTTGCGGAGCTGGGTTTCGGAGGTGGCCGCTTCGACCAGATCGAGCGCTTCGAGGCGTTCGACGTCCTCGAGCTCGAGGGTGAGCGGCCGGGCTCCCCGTTCGCCAGCGTGCTCCTTGATCACGGCGCCCGTGAAGCCCCAGACGTTCTTCGGGCCGGTGCGCTCGAGGCTGTCCGAGAAGTTCGTCTCCATGCCGAGGGCGGCCGCCGACAGATAGACGAGCATCGTGGCACCCCAGAAGATTCCGAGGGTGGTGAGCGCAAACCGCAGCGCATGCGCACGCATGCTGCTCGCCGTCTGTCGGAGGAGATCGAGGAGTCCGCGCACGCCTACTCCATCCGAAGCGTCACCGAAGGTGCGACGCCCACGGCCCGCCAAGCGGGCAGCAGTGCCGCCGCAAAGCCGGTCGCCGTCATGACGCCGAGCGCGATGGCGATCACGCTGACGGAGAGCTCCGGAACCGGAACGACGTCGGGGAGGTCCAGCGCTGCGAGCGCCGCGCAGCTGAGGATCCCCAACGCGACACCGAGGACGCCTCCGATGACGCTCACGACCATGCTCTCGATGAAGAACTGCACGAGCACGTCACGTCTTCGCGCGCCGACGGCCAGCCGAACGCCGATCTCGGTGCGCCGCTCCTGGACCGAGTCCAGCATCATGGTCAGGATGCCGACGCCCCCGATCATCAGCGTGGTCGCCGCGATCACGAACATCAAGCCGCGCATCTGGTCCACCGGAAGCGCGTTCAGTCGCTCCATCGGGCTCCAGCTGTCGATGGCGCTGTGGTCGGTGCGCGGCACGCCCAAGCG is a window of Myxococcota bacterium DNA encoding:
- a CDS encoding glutathione S-transferase family protein; the protein is MTDTTTGEAPRVYGASVSYYTGKLEAYLRYKEIPYEFVAIAPDQLGALAGASQVPAVHLPDGRWMTDSTPIIDWYETQQPAPPILPEDPAHAFLARLIEDWADEWLWRPAMHYRWSYDPDRELLSRKLAHELMPGFPLPGALKRFMVRSRQKSIFVTGDGVSDENRAHVEGSYLRSLDLLSALFADRPYCFGSRPTLADIGLVGPMLRHFSHDPTPAVIMQNRAPAVWEWLARLWNARGSELGEAPLDAEIPSAMQPLLQEIVETHFATLRENAAAFARDAWRHDVLVQGVRYRDLPTSRYRVWCWEELHRHAAALTPDERERVREHLPKHELSELVFAPPPRPSEVDTERRAPFGGGLEVITSPESQPRHPFARFAKLATRVAPGGDSR
- a CDS encoding SGNH/GDSL hydrolase family protein, which codes for MGPTSIARVIRPHLFVATCLMGLLSLLGASSAHAQFSDVYVFGDSLSDTGNGCTVLAIAGYAPGRCSNGDVWSEQFAEMIGNDAEASILGGTNFAFGGDETEDLSIQIFAFALTQLFGQADPNALYVIWLGGNDILGIPSSPTATQDAVDNIIDGIQDLIGMGAQHFLIVNLPDIGRAYGDFELPAGSGSVFTPTERDAVSALSLDFNARLATALAAEPIPTLYTLDIGGLVEEIFANPSAFGLAPEGIDTTSDDTDFAIPCLIDVPCSLDPQGPVSDGFFLFDAIHPTTVAHEVIAIRAAVAVPEPVRWATVASGALVVGLLARRRTRAAKRR
- a CDS encoding ABC transporter permease, which produces MRGLLDLLRQTASSMRAHALRFALTTLGIFWGATMLVYLSAAALGMETNFSDSLERTGPKNVWGFTGAVIKEHAGERGARPLTLELEDVERLEALDLVEAATSETQLRNVLVRSEFGSRLLSVMGMDEDGLEIRRFEMEHGRVFRRLEAESGARVAVLGAESAARLFDRRPPVGAWIRLNGVPFRVIGVARRKGDQLVNMGPRDDNLVVVPTQAAFRWLDRGATVRRFVATPRHRDESSESIRAMRSVTALHHGFQPDSEIALDFVDIKEVWNILDALFTGLKAFLISASVVTLLVGSVGVMNIMLVVVGERVQEIGLRKALGAKDKAIFALFLAESVAISLMAGLLGGATGIGLVRLTQLAADHGEFGLVRPVVDWTLVGVGLSVLGAVAVIAGTIPALRAARTSPSESLRSV